In Lactuca sativa cultivar Salinas chromosome 5, Lsat_Salinas_v11, whole genome shotgun sequence, the DNA window tgtgaAATATTATATAtagcctcatatatatatatatatatatatatatatatatatatatatatatatatatatatatatatatatatatatatatatatatcttttgtttttaaacatttataatatttttaaagtaaatagtatctgaaaaaaaaattaaataaattaaagttTTAACAATAAGTATGGAGAGTtttgtaaataaataaaaagaaaatattgcaTAGCAAATAAAAagcaaatattatatatatatatatatatatatatatatatatatatatatatatatatatatatatatatatatatatataatatgtaaatgttttagaattattcgaaatttttaatactttttaattagaagtttataaactttttttttaatataacgttttaaactagtatttaatgaaaatattttataatgatataaaaaaatgtattaaattgtcatacaaaatccATGTAAcactttaaaaatattttaaaagaaagTTTATAAATAATTGTATGAAATGTATAAAAAACaattgtatgaaaatatatataaaaaaaaagttaaaaacttgtaagaaaaatttaaaacatttataaaatatttgatttaaaagcaattgtattaaaattgtatgaaaatattaaaaagttaaaaagaaattataaataAAGTTTAAAAAATTGTATTAGAATAACCTATAGAAAAAAAATATCATCAAAATCTTGGaagaaattataaaaaatcttacgaaatttataaataaataaaaaagttgcataaatataataaaaaaaaaattgactaaacgttaaaaaaaataattactcTCCACTTTCCTTTACTACATCAACCCAGTATAGATGGTCCCCTAGTCTTTATACTTAAGTTATACTAACTAAAACTTCATAAATTTAAAGCCAAATTAAGGACCGATTTGCACAAAGAAAACTTTGTCAACATTTGATGTTAATAGACACTATAACAATATAACACTATACGTGGTTTTTGATATTTTAACTTTTATGCCAATCTAGAAAACAAAGTGGGTAAAAAGAAACTTGAATTAAGACAATAACAGTACATCAAACTTGACTTACATGAATGTCCTAAATCTCAAAACAAACATAGAATGCCATAATCATTAGGTTAATGAAAACGGACATAAAAATAGATGCAGGTAATTAATCAACATAAAAGAATGGTGTAAAACGTGACATCTCCTCAATATACTTAGCCAGTTCCACCAAGAACAGCCTTAAGCTTCTTCACTGTAGCATCATCAAGGAAGGTAGTCGCCTCCACCAACGAAGAAGGCAAATCATTTGCAAACAAAGCAAAATCAAGAATCTGTAAGCCAGGTGTCGCGCTACTGAAGCTCGCAAATGCAACAGCTGTCACCCCACCAGCATTAACTTGAAAATGCAACAGCCCTTGTGGGAACACCATAAGATCACCCTTCTGTAAAGTCTTGACATAAACAGTGTTAGCCGATGAGATAAACCCAGCCTTGATGAACCCTTGGGTCACCAGTAAAAGCTCGGACCCACCTGGGTGGGTGTGCATTGGGACCACACCACCCGGGGCTAAGTCCAACCGGGCAATGGAGATCCCGAGCCCGTTGACTCCGGGCAGCTGGGCAGCGAATGCTGGAGTGACAGCGGCTTTGATGATGTTGGAAAGGTTTCCTGAAGCACGAAGGCCTGTGGATACAAAGTCATCAACTGTGACTACTGTGGCTGGTTTGCAGGCATATCCAGCGGGGCTTTCTGGGAATTTTACGTCTGCGACACAGAAGTCTTGGACTGCTGCGTGAGTGGTGAAGGTGAAGAGAGAAAGGAGTAAGAGAATGTGGATCATTTTTACTTTGGATTTGTGATGTGGGATTTGAATGAAGGATTGATGAGTGTTGTGGGATGTTTAGGTGGTGTTTATATACAGGGTGGATGTGGTTTTggtgtaatatgaagagatagcCATGCAAAGGAACTGCAACCATAGGATTTGATCTTCTGAAAAAAGTGGAAAAGAAAGCTGGAGTGGTAGTGACATCCATGTTACTAGCTATAGACGTCGATACAACAGATAAGACCTTTTAGGTGAagaaagttattacaaaaagcgAAAATTGGCTCTGAATTTCCAATCATTGGTAATTCCTTTTTTTATAATCTTTCTATACTTGTTAATTTTTTTGGCATATTATTTTCCACTAATTTTATTtcacaaaaacatattttcacaaactttttcaatgataacCGTTTCAAAAAACaattcaaaattaattcctaTGTTATATAAAGACCCTCGTATATATAGTTTGTTGTTTTTAAGTATGTGTTGCATTTTCGGAAAATAACATTTGACATTAAGACGGGAGAGAGTGGCTCGCTAAAGGCGCCAAGTCTACTCCGTAAGATATGCTAAGAAACTTCCCGGATAAGGCTCCTTGTTAGCAAGAGAAAAAAGAAAGAGGCAAAGAGAATAATGGCTTGTAATTGATATTTTTTCTTTTGTTATTTTAAATTAGTTCTTTTGATTGGTTCTTTtcatttgactttttttttttttctaaaatccaagtgtaatattttttttatgataaaAGCTTAGATGGAAGGTAAATATGTGATGTGACAATGTACTTAGCATGTGGCAAGTATGTTACCATTCCATATAGTTTAATCTTCAATATCTTCTCTAGTAAATAGAAATAATTTTGTCGATTGTCATCTTCTAATGCATTATGTCACATgattttttcttattatttttatttttttttcatatgtcattttatgttttttttttcattttattaaatgagAAATTGTCAGAAAATACTCAATATTTTCGAAAAAATTTCACTTTAGTCccaaattttaatttttgaatagaaaagtctcgattatttgattttggctcaaattaacaaaaaatatttttttttcttttaacattAAATGACATATTATCGTGTAAAATCAAATAATCGAGACTTTTCTGTTCAAAAAGTAAAATTTGGGTATTGAGACTTTTCTGATAATTTCCCTTATTAAATTCCTCATaatattaaatgtaataataaatgatatatcaatttcattaatggacttttcttttaatttcaaaattacaaaattaaagtctcattagttttctttgtttatttatctaaattcaaacttttgaaatgtttagaatttcatatttagattttcttttaaataaattcATATAATACATAGGTCTCACACCAAATAATATTTGAAAGTTTTGTCAATTACCTTTTAATATAAATTTCAATAATATTTATTtagttaaataaattaactataaaaaaatataaagttttaATATCGAATACAGCTATGGGTGTAAAATGAAATGTTATTAAATATAAGGAGAGTTTTGTCATTTAAAAATCTCTGATAAAAAAGCTATCAATTTCTtttctaattattattattattattttatttatttatttatttattttggcaaAGAAGATGATGTGTAGTGATCATGATCACATTCATGTCTATTTAAATTGTTTTTTAGGGACCATGATCAAAGTGCTTTTTAGCCAACTAGTTAATGATATCCATGCGATTCACTCTGTGCGCATGTCTTAGAGATATTTTAGGTGCATTTCTTTGCTTAACCCTTGAACACGAAGGACGTAAGACTATGTAACAATCCTTGATTATTTTATGCATATGAATATATACACATAGTTTGGAGTTTAATTTCTTCTGATTGTATTGGCAAAACTGTAATTAACTAGTTTTTTTAAAAGACTTTATAATGCCAtaggtttaaaaaaaaatttattgttgGTTCAAGTGGAAATTTGGTGATTTAGGTAATTCGGTTATCAAATTAATAGTTAAAAGGGCTACGATTGGAAGTGGTATTTTTTGCGACCAAAGGGGATAATGAACGGATGGCCACAATCTTCTTCCATATTTATAAGTCTTTGGCCAAAAGTCTCTTGCTAAA includes these proteins:
- the LOC111910346 gene encoding auxin-binding protein ABP19a; the encoded protein is MIHILLLLSLFTFTTHAAVQDFCVADVKFPESPAGYACKPATVVTVDDFVSTGLRASGNLSNIIKAAVTPAFAAQLPGVNGLGISIARLDLAPGGVVPMHTHPGGSELLLVTQGFIKAGFISSANTVYVKTLQKGDLMVFPQGLLHFQVNAGGVTAVAFASFSSATPGLQILDFALFANDLPSSLVEATTFLDDATVKKLKAVLGGTG